TTTTTGATGGATCCTCAGATTGGAAAGAAGGTCTGCTATGTTCAGTTCCCTCAAAGGTTCGATGGTATTGACAGGCACGATCGTTACGCCAACAGAAATACAGTCTTTTTTGATGTAAGACGCAATCTACATTTTCTTCAACTTCTGATCTATGAGATAAATAAACCATCTTTCTTACCCTCTTGTGTGTTTGTTACAGATCAATATGAAAGGTCTAGATGGAATCCAAGGTCCAGTTTACGTTGGTACTGGGTGTGTTTTCAAACGACAAGCTCTGTATGGTTATGAACCACCAAAGGGTCCTAAACGTCCCAAGATGATAAGCTGTGGTTGTTGTCCTTGTTTTGGGCGCCGGAGAAAGTCCAAGCATGAGTCGAATGGCGACATAGCATCCCTTGGTGGTAAACTATCCCAATAAACTTATAATATGGCTCCAAATCTTGAAATAGGTTTAGTATATATGGGAATCTTGCAGATCTGATAGTGTTTATTTGCAGGAGCAGAGGGTGATAAGGAGCATCTAATGTCTGAGATGAACTTTGAGCAAAAGTTTGGGCAATCATCCATCTTTGTAACCTCGACTTTGATGGAAGATGGTGGAGTTCCTCCGTCATCAAGTCCTGCAGTGCTCCTTAAGGAGGCAATCCATGTCATAAGCTGCGGTTACGAAGACAAGACTGAGTGGGGAACTGAGGTAATAATACTGAACCCGTTTAGTAGCCCCTTCTCGTTAATGATTTCGAAACTGGCCATTGTTAACAAACTTTTGTGTATCTCTGAAATGCAGCTGGGTTGGATCTATGGCTCTATCACTGAGGATATTTTGACGGGTTTCAAAATGCATTGCCGTGGCTGGAGATCTATTTACTGCATGCCAAAGAGAGCTGCATTCAAAGGTTCAGCTCCTATCAATCTATCAGACAGGTTAAACCAGGTTTTGCGTTGGGCACTGGGGTCTGTTGAAATCTTTTTCAGCCGGCACAGCCCTCTCTGGTATGGCTACAAAGGTGGCAAACTCAAATGGCTTGAGCGTTTCGCTTACGCCAACACAACAATCTACCCGTTCACATCAATTCCACTACTTGCCTACTGTATTCTTCCAGCCATCTGTCTCCTTACCGACAAATTCATCATGCCACCGGTTAGTAACTCATCTGATAGAAGTGTTTTAAAAAGCTGCATTAGCTTTGCTAACTCTCTGTTTTcccatttttcttttccttcagATAAGCACATTTGCTAGTCTCTTCTTCATCGCATTGTTCGGGTCTATCATTGCAACGGGAATCTTGGAACTGAGATGGAGCGGAGTGAGCATCGAGGAATGGTGGAGAAACGAGCAGTTCTGGGTTATTGGAGGAATCTCAGCTCATCTCTTTGCGGTTGTCCAAGGTCTCCTCAAAATCTTGGCAGGCATTGACACAAACTTCACAGTCACATCAAAGGCTACAGATGACGATGACTTTGGAGAACTTTACGCGTTCAAATGGACGACTCTGCTTATCCCTCCAACAACAGTCCTCATCATAAACATTGTTGGCGTCGTTGCAGGCATCTCGGATGCCATCAACAATGGGTATCAGTCTTGGGGACCTCTGTTTGGTaaactcttcttctccttttggGTGATTGTTCATCTTTACCCATTCCTCAAAGGTCTGATGGGAAGACAGAACAGAACACCAACCATTGTGGTGATTTGGTCGATTTTGTTGGCGTCTATCTTCTCTTTGCTTTGGGTTAGAATTGATCCTTTTGTGATGAAGACCAAAGGACCTGACACTTCCATGTGTGGCATCAACTGCTGAAGCAAACTCAACTTTTTTTACCTTCTGAAACTTATATGTACTTTTGTCCAGAGTGTTTTctctttttggatttttcttataaatggATTATGTTTATTGTATATTAACCAGCAAAACAGATGCATCTGGATTTGTGGTGAAGAGATTAATGCATTGTAAAGAAGCTCCACTAAAATTACTTTTGAGTTACAAATTTGAAGATCCACAGATAATTTCTCAGAGAAAGTACTTGAATTCAAAGCTTTAGCAGAGCTTGAGAAATTCACAAAAACAGTGTGACAACAAAAGACTAAACACGCTCACATCTCATAATAACTTCAaccttaattaatatatttgacaGAAGTCGAAGAACATTAGAAAAAAATCGAAAGCCCGAGTTTGTTTTAGTAAAAGTCTCACACTCATTCTTTTGAAACACCAAGGATCCACTGGGAGAGATGAGTCAAGTATGGCTCAGCCTGAGAGCCTTTGCTCAAGACTGGTCCTAAGCTCTGCAACTCCGAGTTGAACTCCCTTTCGAAATTGCTGGTAAAACGTGTAACCCACATATTAGAACAATACAGTAAAACAGTAAAGATATCAAATGATTCACCAAGAGAATAAAGAAACAGTTCCTGGTTACTACTTACAATATGGACTCTGTGACGGTTGCGTCTCTTATCATTGTTTTCTGGGAATGAGACTGGCTATTGATGTCGATGGACGATGATATCAGCCACTGTGTAGCTGCAGCATATTGCAGGCACACCGATTTCAACTTCTCCATTTTCTGCAACATCAGTGGAGAAGAgtttaaataccaaaaaaacaCCACCCTGTTACTACTGCATTCCAAATTTTCTACTATGTAGAGAAGTACAGCATTAGATTGATcgtaagaaaagaaaacattgaCTAGAACAGCAACAAACCTTGAGGACATCAGGTAAAAGAAGCAAGCATCCTCTCAGACATTTATCAAGAAAGAAGTCGTGATGCTGTATCACCTGTAAGATGAAGGCACATTGTTTCAATGAAGCAATATTTTTCCTGGAACTATAACAAAGCAGATTCCTACACTTACCTCATCTACACTCTTTGTGGATTGTAGTCTATCATGCATCACATGCCAATTTGGTTCGAGAACCTGAAAAATCATTCCACATAAATGCAAGCAAATGAAACACTGGAAGAAATTGGAGAGCAAAACAAAAATGCGCTAAATGGAACCACTCAAATCATGTCATAACTAATTGTACCAGATTAAACTTGGTGTGATTTCTGTCAACTGTTCCATTATTCCATTATATTAGCAAAcataaaagtttaaacaaacacaaaaagaaaaagttgacGACTTGCCTCGAAAGTAAGATAATGTAGAAGGCTACTGATGAATTTAAGCATGCTACGACAGAGAAGTGATGATCTACGAATTGCTGTACCGTTAGAGTTCATAGACCGAATCCCCTGTAGAAGTACATAGCAGTTTGTTAGAGAAGCAAATAGATTTAAAAGGTTTcgttagaaacaaaaaaaaattcccaaGCTGCCAATATAATATCAGTTCATACTTGATGTATCTGCCAAGCACCACAAAGCTGGCGTTCCACATGCTTGCAGTGAAAAAGAAAGCGGAAAATCAACTGGTACTTTGACAAGGCCTTCTTTGATATGACAATAGATAATGGCCACTGAACCTGAAACACACAGCCACGATCAACACATCAAACACTTGAGTAGCTAACGTAATCTCCATTTGCAAATAAGTGATAGAAGTATGACTGATGAAACTACAGACAAGGCAAGAGAGAAAAGCAGACCTTGTAGCTCAAGGAAAATGTCTCTAGACCAGTGATGCTCATTGGGTCCTCTATACTACTATTGCTATCAGGGTCCTTGTGCATTCCCAAAGTCGTAAGCAATGAAGCTCGATCCTAAGATATGAATGCAATATGAGAACAACTTATAAATGCAATATGAGAACAACTCGTGTACAAAATTTTGGTAAACTGATCACATCATCCAGGAAAAGACAAATTGACTGCTCACCACACAACAAGTCAAGTCCTCGTGGCGAGGATCTGCAGCAGCCGCTGTAGTACGTAGAGCAAGATCTAGCAAAGACTAAATAATACATATGCATTCAGAATCCAAACAATAAGTATAGAACCAAACAATTAGATAAGCGCAGCAAGCTTTGTGTAATATTTTTGATCATGCTCTAGCGGGGCGAACGTACCTGCAACTTTTCAACAGATATTTCATGCACTTTTTTGTTGAGCTCATCTCGAGAAATGTCCATAAAGTGAACCAAGAAATCACCCTATAGTACACGAAAAATAATTAGAATTAAAAAGGTGATAAAATATCAATCACACTGATGCCTAGAAAAGTATAATTAACTCTGAAGATCCACAAGTAGAAACAGTATACCTGGTCGAGAAGAAGATAGTGCTTTATAGAACGAAGCCTTCCAATGAGGTCATACTGAATCATATACTGATGATCAGAGAGGTGTATTTACGCGGAATAACATCAAAAGAAGCAGTCATCATAACACAATTAATTACCTTGTCCTTGATGAGAGTCACAAGCTCTTTACTGGCAAATTCGTGAGCAGCCTTTATGCATTCAAGATAATGATGATTTGAACCAAATATTGTTAACTTAGATCTCTCTGAGATGGGaacctgtaaaaaaaaaaaaaaccaatgtCATATCTAGTATCATAAACACTGTTAACTGCTTTAATTACAAGAAAGATTCATCCACACTCATTCATACCTGAACATTG
This portion of the Raphanus sativus cultivar WK10039 unplaced genomic scaffold, ASM80110v3 Scaffold0641, whole genome shotgun sequence genome encodes:
- the LOC108829359 gene encoding gamma-tubulin complex component 2, with the protein product MEPMTPISCPTTPRWNQDRPFLTGRFHQETRASSKLGDSKRFTSDSSSNSGVEQAIGCYDTPVQELIVIDDLLSALVGIEGRYISIKRFHGKEESVAFQVDPSMDLALQELAKRIFPLCECFLLIDQFVESSSQFKNGLVNHAFAAALRALLLDYQAMIAQLEHQFRLGRLSLQGLWFYCQPMMGSMRALAAVIQQASAKHFVGSGVLNLLQSQAKAMAGDNSVRSLLEKMTECASNAYLSILERWVYEGIIDDPYGEFFIAENRSLKKESLSQDSTAKYWSQRYSLKETIPGFLANIAATILTTGKYLNVMRECGHNVQVPISERSKLTIFGSNHHYLECIKAAHEFASKELVTLIKDKYDLIGRLRSIKHYLLLDQGDFLVHFMDISRDELNKKVHEISVEKLQSLLDLALRTTAAAADPRHEDLTCCVDRASLLTTLGMHKDPDSNSSIEDPMSITGLETFSLSYKVQWPLSIVISKKALSKYQLIFRFLFHCKHVERQLCGAWQIHQGIRSMNSNGTAIRRSSLLCRSMLKFISSLLHYLTFEVLEPNWHVMHDRLQSTKSVDEVIQHHDFFLDKCLRGCLLLLPDVLKKMEKLKSVCLQYAAATQWLISSSIDINSQSHSQKTMIRDATVTESIFNFEREFNSELQSLGPVLSKGSQAEPYLTHLSQWILGVSKE